From the genome of Niabella agricola, one region includes:
- a CDS encoding NAD(P) transhydrogenase subunit alpha — MIIGVLREPSFETRVSLLAEAVVPLAKKNLTVYVETGAGAGAFCTDTDYEKAGAQIKTRSEVLAASDVLLAIHPVERPPAFSRLPAAQRHPVFIGVYQPLSNPGMIGSWAQQGDTVFSLDLLPRTTRAQAMDVLSSQANIAGYKAVLLAAGMYPRYFPMFMTAAGSIAPAKVLILGAGVAGLQAVATARRLGAVVEVFDTRPSVKEEVMSLGAKFVEVEGAADASRAGGYAVEQSAEYLQKQQQRIADSVAKSDIIITTAQIPGKKAPVLISVDMLNSMRKGSVVVDLAAATGGNTPLTKNNETVLYNGITIAGHSNLAATMPADASKLYGKNILNFLQLLIDKDGSWIMNLEDELVKRCCVIHEGKIRNEKMKTDDPVPRSESTT; from the coding sequence ATGATCATTGGAGTTTTGCGGGAACCTTCTTTTGAAACAAGAGTGTCATTGCTGGCGGAGGCGGTGGTGCCGCTGGCCAAAAAGAACCTTACCGTTTATGTGGAAACCGGAGCGGGAGCGGGTGCTTTTTGTACCGACACCGACTATGAAAAAGCCGGTGCACAGATAAAAACAAGATCGGAGGTGTTGGCTGCTTCAGATGTATTGCTGGCGATTCATCCGGTTGAACGCCCCCCGGCTTTCTCCCGTTTGCCTGCAGCACAGCGGCACCCGGTTTTTATCGGGGTCTATCAGCCCTTGTCCAACCCGGGCATGATCGGCAGCTGGGCGCAGCAGGGCGACACGGTATTTTCCCTTGACCTGCTACCCCGCACTACACGTGCACAGGCAATGGATGTACTCAGTTCACAGGCCAATATCGCAGGCTATAAGGCCGTGCTGCTGGCGGCAGGAATGTATCCACGTTATTTCCCGATGTTCATGACAGCTGCGGGAAGCATTGCGCCGGCAAAGGTATTGATCCTTGGTGCGGGTGTGGCCGGGTTGCAGGCAGTGGCCACGGCACGCCGGCTGGGTGCGGTGGTGGAAGTTTTTGACACGCGTCCATCGGTGAAAGAAGAAGTGATGAGCCTGGGGGCAAAATTTGTTGAAGTAGAAGGCGCCGCCGACGCCAGCAGGGCGGGGGGCTATGCGGTGGAACAATCAGCGGAGTATCTTCAAAAACAACAACAGCGGATTGCAGATAGTGTTGCAAAATCGGATATAATTATTACCACGGCGCAGATTCCCGGAAAAAAGGCGCCGGTACTGATCAGTGTGGATATGTTGAATTCCATGCGGAAAGGATCTGTAGTCGTTGATCTGGCGGCCGCTACCGGGGGCAATACGCCCCTCACCAAAAACAACGAAACGGTTTTGTATAACGGCATTACCATCGCCGGTCATTCAAACCTGGCGGCTACTATGCCCGCCGATGCCAGTAAATTGTATGGAAAAAATATCCTGAACTTTCTTCAGTTGCTGATCGATAAGGATGGTTCCTGGATCATGAACCTTGAAGACGAACTGGTGAAGCGCTGCTGTGTAATCCATGAAGGAAAAATACGCAACGAAAAAATGAAGACGGATGATCCCGTTCCCCGATCGGAATCCACTACCTAA
- a CDS encoding NAD(P) transhydrogenase subunit alpha: MSLFSWIAENQQLIYIVILMIFVGIEVIGHVPSVLHTPLMSGANAIHGVVLIGAIIVMGRAEPGNYLALVLGFLAVVVGTLNVVGGFVVTDRMLEMFKRRKPKL, from the coding sequence ATGAGCCTGTTCAGCTGGATCGCCGAAAATCAACAACTTATCTATATCGTTATCCTCATGATCTTCGTTGGTATCGAGGTGATCGGGCATGTGCCCAGTGTATTGCACACGCCGTTGATGAGCGGTGCCAACGCTATACACGGGGTTGTGCTCATCGGCGCCATCATCGTAATGGGCCGGGCCGAACCCGGCAATTACCTGGCCCTGGTGCTCGGGTTCCTGGCGGTCGTTGTGGGTACGCTGAATGTGGTAGGCGGTTTTGTGGTAACGGACCGGATGCTGGAAATGTTTAAACGGAGGAAGCCTAAGCTCTAA
- a CDS encoding four helix bundle protein codes for MSQVLRSAGSVAANYIEASENLGDKNLKYKIRICKKESKETKLWLKHLLIYDQTELEQERADLIQEGEELMRIFAAILRKLGS; via the coding sequence ATTTCTCAGGTACTTCGGTCTGCAGGATCGGTAGCGGCAAATTATATAGAGGCTAGCGAAAACTTGGGAGATAAGAATTTAAAGTATAAGATCAGGATTTGTAAAAAGGAATCTAAGGAAACAAAACTCTGGTTGAAGCATCTTCTGATCTATGATCAAACAGAATTGGAGCAGGAGCGGGCGGATCTGATCCAGGAAGGTGAGGAGTTGATGAGGATCTTTGCCGCTATTTTACGAAAATTAGGAAGCTAA
- a CDS encoding NAD(P)(+) transhydrogenase (Re/Si-specific) subunit beta, which yields MLSNPANARKGNRVAAAGMGIAVLGTVFLYQDGAGQRLGNYGWIFGGICVGALIGTLAARQVKMTAMPEMVSMFNGMGGLCAALISVVEFYYLVASENQAPGDTYGGPVVSGHLVIILLGLIIGSVSFSGSMIAWGKLNGKIKDRSFRGQHIINLLVLLAIATAAVYLVMQFQPLLSWLFGLILALALVYGLLFVLPIGGADMPVVISLLNSFTGVAAACGGFLYNNNVMLTGGILVGAAGTLLTILMCRAMNRSLANVLIGAFGGGNSGVLKAGAEQGAIKEISIPDAAIVMGYASRVLIVPGYGLAVAQAQHACHELERLLESRGVEVLYAIHPVAGRMPGHMNVLLAEADVSYDKLLEMEQANERFPQTDVVLVLGANDVVNPAAKTDPASPIYGMPVLEVEQAKTVIVNKRSMKPGYAGIDNALFSGPKTSMLFGDAKKVLQDLVTELKNS from the coding sequence ATGTTATCCAATCCGGCAAATGCCCGCAAGGGGAATCGCGTGGCTGCTGCCGGAATGGGGATTGCTGTGCTGGGAACGGTGTTTTTATACCAAGATGGTGCAGGACAACGACTGGGGAATTACGGCTGGATCTTCGGCGGCATTTGCGTTGGCGCACTGATCGGAACACTGGCTGCCAGGCAGGTTAAGATGACGGCCATGCCGGAAATGGTGAGTATGTTTAACGGGATGGGCGGGCTTTGTGCTGCATTGATATCGGTTGTGGAGTTTTATTATCTCGTGGCTTCAGAGAACCAGGCCCCCGGAGATACCTATGGCGGGCCGGTTGTTTCAGGGCACCTGGTTATCATACTGCTGGGATTGATCATCGGGTCGGTTTCCTTTTCAGGAAGTATGATTGCCTGGGGAAAACTGAACGGTAAGATCAAAGACCGCTCTTTCAGAGGGCAGCATATCATCAACCTGCTCGTACTACTGGCCATTGCAACCGCCGCTGTATACCTGGTAATGCAGTTCCAGCCTTTGTTAAGCTGGTTGTTTGGATTGATCCTGGCGTTGGCGCTGGTATACGGACTGCTGTTTGTGCTGCCCATCGGCGGAGCCGATATGCCGGTGGTCATTTCGCTGCTGAATTCGTTTACCGGTGTGGCCGCAGCCTGCGGCGGGTTCTTATACAATAATAATGTAATGCTTACCGGCGGGATACTGGTGGGCGCTGCCGGAACCCTGCTTACCATTTTGATGTGCCGGGCAATGAACCGTTCGTTGGCCAATGTGCTGATCGGGGCTTTTGGCGGCGGCAATTCGGGAGTATTGAAGGCCGGAGCGGAACAGGGGGCTATTAAAGAGATCAGTATACCGGATGCGGCTATTGTAATGGGTTATGCCAGCCGGGTACTGATCGTTCCCGGTTATGGGCTGGCAGTGGCGCAGGCCCAGCACGCCTGCCATGAGCTGGAACGATTGCTGGAAAGCCGGGGTGTGGAGGTACTATATGCCATTCATCCCGTTGCGGGCCGCATGCCTGGTCATATGAACGTATTGCTGGCTGAAGCAGATGTGTCTTACGACAAGCTCCTGGAAATGGAACAGGCGAACGAACGATTTCCACAAACAGATGTAGTACTGGTGCTGGGCGCCAATGATGTGGTAAACCCCGCTGCCAAAACGGATCCAGCTTCGCCGATCTACGGCATGCCCGTATTGGAGGTGGAGCAGGCCAAAACGGTGATTGTTAACAAACGAAGCATGAAACCCGGTTATGCCGGGATTGATAATGCGCTATTTTCCGGGCCTAAAACCTCTATGCTGTTTGGGGATGCTAAAAAAGTGCTGCAGGACCTGGTAACCGAACTGAAAAACAGCTGA
- a CDS encoding RsmB/NOP family class I SAM-dependent RNA methyltransferase yields the protein MQLPSALLQSLQGLPGFDEPAFINTHQSGAQVTSVRINPLKVSQVPLAVEHAPIPWSRYGYYLSKRPSFTFDPLFHAGCYYVQEASSMFLEQALQQAVDLTQPVTVLDLCAAPGGKTTHLQSLISEGSLLVSNEVIRSRAAVLKDNVIKWGAPNIAVTNNDPADFSALPGFFDVVVVDAPCSGSGLFRRDEAAITEWSPNNVELCSQRQQRILADVLPALKEDGVLIYSTCSYSPQEDEAILQWLNTMGMEGVELVTEPGWNIVAVKTGNSFGYRFWPHRLEGEGFFIGAFRKRAVSAQPEKYRPKTKPLASKDTAALRPWILMEGQQFVVFGERIYAWSASLFEALDRLAGKMKVLYSGVLVGTLIRDKLIPDHALALSKQLPDTIAGSGLSEENAIRYLQRKDFTLETTQKGWQLASCCGHPLGWMNVLPNRINNYYPKELRILKEQAPDI from the coding sequence GTGCAATTACCATCCGCTTTATTACAGTCTTTACAAGGCCTTCCGGGTTTTGATGAACCGGCATTTATAAACACACATCAATCGGGCGCCCAGGTTACCTCCGTGCGGATCAATCCCCTTAAGGTTTCGCAGGTGCCGCTTGCCGTGGAGCATGCACCCATTCCATGGTCGCGGTACGGTTATTATTTGTCCAAACGTCCTTCCTTTACCTTCGATCCCTTATTCCATGCCGGTTGTTATTATGTGCAGGAAGCCAGCAGCATGTTTTTGGAGCAGGCACTGCAACAGGCCGTTGATCTTACACAGCCGGTAACGGTACTGGATCTTTGTGCCGCTCCGGGTGGGAAAACAACCCATCTGCAATCACTGATATCTGAAGGTAGTCTGCTGGTAAGCAATGAAGTGATCCGCAGCCGTGCGGCCGTATTAAAGGATAATGTGATAAAATGGGGGGCGCCCAATATTGCGGTAACCAATAATGATCCTGCTGATTTTTCGGCATTGCCCGGCTTTTTTGACGTAGTAGTGGTGGATGCTCCCTGCAGCGGTAGTGGTTTATTCCGCCGCGATGAGGCCGCCATAACAGAGTGGAGTCCGAATAACGTGGAGCTTTGCAGTCAGCGACAGCAGCGCATCCTGGCGGATGTATTGCCGGCGTTAAAAGAAGACGGTGTATTGATCTACTCCACCTGTTCCTACTCCCCGCAGGAAGATGAAGCGATCCTGCAATGGCTGAATACGATGGGTATGGAGGGGGTGGAACTGGTTACGGAGCCGGGATGGAATATCGTTGCCGTAAAAACGGGGAATAGTTTCGGGTACCGGTTCTGGCCGCATCGTCTGGAAGGAGAAGGGTTTTTTATAGGCGCATTCCGGAAAAGAGCCGTTTCTGCGCAACCGGAAAAATACCGGCCTAAAACAAAACCGCTTGCTTCAAAGGATACTGCGGCGTTGCGCCCATGGATCCTTATGGAAGGGCAGCAGTTTGTGGTGTTCGGCGAACGTATTTATGCCTGGTCTGCAAGTCTTTTTGAGGCATTGGATCGTTTGGCAGGGAAAATGAAAGTACTGTATTCGGGGGTGCTTGTGGGCACGCTGATCCGTGATAAACTGATCCCGGATCATGCATTGGCGCTGAGTAAACAACTGCCGGACACGATTGCCGGCAGCGGATTGTCTGAAGAAAATGCCATTCGTTACCTGCAGCGAAAAGATTTTACACTGGAAACGACGCAAAAAGGATGGCAGCTGGCCTCATGCTGCGGTCATCCGCTGGGATGGATGAATGTGCTGCCCAACCGGATCAACAATTATTATCCGAAAGAATTGCGGATATTGAAGGAACAGGCGCCGGACATATAA
- a CDS encoding AI-2E family transporter, whose protein sequence is MNQSLPFLTKLALVLFCMISLGYLLMLGQTLLAPMFFSFLMALLFLPVAVFLERKCRFRRTLATTLVIVLMLLVFAGVIAFFSTEARSFTEDWPRLKQNGMQAFETTQDWIRSKFHINAKKQWDYINQGAEKLFSQSAAIVSTTLSTVSATFIFVGFTVLFTFFILNYRKVLYAFLLSVFSDAHKQRVEEIVRRVKTIIKKYIIGLLIQMLIVSAMLILVLSLIGVKYAVLLGFMGGVLNVIPYLGIITALLFSCLVTFATVGSGKVLLVVIAFIIVHAIDGNIVMPLVVGSKVKLNPMIAFIGIIVGEMLWGISGMFLCIPFLAILKIIFDRVDGLHAWGMLMGEEGELDRGMRRIVMARERGKK, encoded by the coding sequence ATGAATCAATCGTTACCCTTTTTAACCAAACTGGCACTGGTGCTTTTTTGCATGATCAGCCTGGGCTATCTGCTGATGCTGGGACAAACTTTATTGGCTCCCATGTTCTTTTCTTTTTTAATGGCCTTGCTGTTTTTGCCGGTGGCCGTGTTCCTGGAGCGGAAATGCCGGTTCCGGCGAACCCTGGCCACAACCCTGGTGATTGTACTGATGCTGCTGGTATTTGCCGGGGTGATCGCTTTTTTTAGTACCGAAGCCCGGTCGTTTACGGAAGACTGGCCGCGATTGAAGCAGAACGGCATGCAGGCATTTGAAACAACGCAGGACTGGATTCGTTCAAAGTTTCATATCAACGCAAAAAAGCAATGGGATTATATCAACCAGGGTGCGGAGAAGTTGTTTTCCCAGAGTGCAGCCATTGTAAGCACCACATTGTCGACCGTTTCGGCTACATTTATTTTTGTTGGTTTTACGGTACTATTTACTTTTTTTATTCTTAATTACCGGAAGGTATTGTACGCGTTCCTGCTTTCTGTGTTCAGTGATGCACATAAACAGCGGGTGGAGGAAATTGTACGACGGGTAAAGACAATTATCAAAAAGTATATCATCGGATTACTGATCCAGATGCTGATCGTTTCTGCAATGCTGATCCTGGTGCTGTCACTTATCGGCGTTAAGTACGCGGTTCTGCTGGGCTTTATGGGCGGAGTCCTGAATGTGATCCCGTATCTCGGAATCATAACGGCGCTTTTATTTAGCTGCCTGGTCACTTTTGCCACGGTGGGGAGTGGAAAAGTGCTGCTGGTGGTTATTGCTTTTATCATTGTGCATGCTATTGATGGTAATATCGTGATGCCCCTGGTAGTGGGCTCTAAAGTAAAACTAAACCCCATGATCGCGTTTATCGGTATCATCGTAGGAGAGATGCTCTGGGGAATCTCCGGTATGTTTCTCTGTATTCCGTTCCTGGCCATATTAAAAATCATTTTTGACCGGGTAGATGGTCTGCATGCCTGGGGAATGCTGATGGGAGAAGAGGGTGAGCTGGACAGAGGCATGCGGCGTATTGTAATGGCCCGCGAAAGAGGCAAAAAATAG
- a CDS encoding glutaminase family protein → MFWAVAGHSQQKAPAYPLITHTPYFSIWSNTDQLNESVTTHWSGTEQALLGVIKVDDRFYRFLGREPQQFAAVVPTSDEQAYTVQYTEQQPGEGWNTPGFDDRSWKTGAAPFSDDRSVAKTYWGSNDLWVRRTFQIERLVDDELYLKINHDDNIDVYLNGTLIYHKTGWVNRMTYLDLNDVLKANLKTGKNLLAVHLRNTAGGRHLDLGISRNVPPPSAEQLLKATQQNATIKAMQTVYDFKAGGVDLKVSFISPLLIKEIDLMARPVSYITYAVKSNDGREHDVKVYLGASSNIAVNEASQEVMANVVNSDRLKMLQTGTTSQPVLAKKGDDLRIDWGYFYVGADKGITTQYITGSPGEGITRFIQKSAAAERSGIRGKNLVLNTVLNLGKVNTGSREQFMLLGYDELYSIQYFHNNLRPWWNKNGGKTFTSVMDEAAVTYKTVMQKVDDFDKVVHADAVRAGGEDYAKLCDLVYRQSIAAHALVESPQKDLLFLSKENFSNGSINTVDLTYPSAPLFLMYNTALQKGMMNGIFYYSESGKWTKPFAAHDLGTYPLANGQTYGEDMPVEEAGNMIILMAAIAKVDGNAAYAKKHWKTLTTWAEYLAKEGFDPANQLCTDDFAGHMARNVNLSAKAIMALRSYAMLADMLGEASTARKYKTLVTPMVSKWMNLANDGDHYTLAFEKKGTWSQKYNLVWDKVLNFNLFPQSVYDKEIRYYLKQQELQPYGLPLDSRKTYTKSDWIMWTATMTNNRSDFEKFIAPLYRYATETKSRVPISDWHETKDGKQVGFQARSVVAGYYMKAFDYKLNNR, encoded by the coding sequence ATGTTTTGGGCAGTCGCCGGCCACAGCCAGCAAAAAGCACCTGCTTACCCGCTGATCACCCATACCCCTTATTTTAGTATTTGGAGTAATACAGACCAACTGAATGAATCAGTAACCACCCACTGGTCGGGAACAGAACAGGCGCTGCTGGGTGTAATTAAGGTAGACGACCGGTTTTACCGCTTCCTGGGCCGGGAACCACAGCAATTTGCGGCGGTCGTTCCCACCAGCGATGAACAGGCGTACACCGTACAATATACCGAGCAGCAACCCGGTGAAGGCTGGAACACACCGGGTTTTGACGACCGCAGCTGGAAGACCGGCGCGGCTCCCTTTTCCGACGACCGGTCGGTTGCCAAAACCTATTGGGGCTCCAACGACCTTTGGGTGCGGCGTACCTTCCAGATTGAACGCCTGGTTGACGATGAACTGTATCTCAAGATCAACCATGACGATAATATTGATGTGTACCTGAATGGCACGCTGATTTATCATAAAACCGGTTGGGTCAACCGTATGACCTATCTGGATCTCAATGATGTTCTGAAAGCAAACCTGAAGACCGGTAAAAATCTGTTGGCAGTACACCTGCGCAATACGGCCGGCGGCCGGCACCTGGACCTGGGCATATCCCGGAATGTGCCACCTCCTTCCGCTGAACAGTTGCTGAAGGCCACCCAGCAGAACGCCACAATAAAAGCCATGCAAACGGTCTATGACTTCAAAGCCGGTGGTGTAGATCTGAAGGTCAGTTTTATATCTCCGCTTTTGATAAAGGAGATCGACCTCATGGCCCGCCCGGTCTCTTATATCACGTATGCCGTAAAATCAAACGACGGCCGGGAACACGATGTAAAAGTATACCTGGGTGCCTCTTCCAATATTGCGGTTAATGAGGCTTCACAGGAAGTAATGGCTAATGTGGTGAACAGCGACAGGCTAAAAATGCTGCAGACCGGCACTACCAGTCAGCCGGTGCTGGCAAAAAAAGGAGATGATCTCCGGATCGACTGGGGGTATTTTTATGTTGGAGCCGATAAAGGCATCACCACACAATACATCACCGGCAGCCCGGGGGAGGGCATAACCCGCTTTATTCAAAAAAGTGCGGCGGCCGAACGCTCGGGTATCCGTGGGAAAAACCTGGTGCTGAATACCGTACTAAACCTGGGAAAGGTAAACACAGGCAGCCGGGAACAGTTTATGTTGCTGGGCTATGACGAATTGTATTCCATCCAGTATTTTCATAACAACCTCCGGCCCTGGTGGAATAAGAATGGCGGCAAAACATTTACATCCGTGATGGATGAGGCAGCCGTTACGTATAAAACCGTTATGCAAAAAGTCGATGATTTTGATAAGGTCGTGCATGCTGATGCGGTAAGAGCAGGTGGCGAAGACTATGCGAAGCTTTGCGACCTGGTTTACCGGCAGAGCATTGCGGCCCATGCGCTTGTTGAAAGCCCGCAGAAAGACCTGTTGTTTTTATCCAAGGAAAATTTCAGCAACGGATCCATTAACACCGTGGATCTGACCTATCCTTCGGCGCCGTTGTTCCTGATGTATAACACCGCTTTGCAAAAAGGCATGATGAACGGGATTTTTTATTACAGCGAAAGCGGAAAATGGACCAAACCCTTTGCGGCACATGACCTGGGCACCTATCCGCTGGCAAACGGTCAGACTTATGGTGAAGACATGCCCGTGGAAGAGGCCGGTAATATGATCATCCTGATGGCAGCCATTGCAAAAGTAGACGGGAATGCTGCCTATGCAAAAAAGCACTGGAAAACATTAACCACCTGGGCCGAATACCTCGCTAAAGAAGGGTTTGATCCGGCCAACCAGTTGTGTACGGATGATTTTGCCGGACATATGGCACGGAATGTAAACCTGTCTGCAAAGGCGATTATGGCCTTGCGCAGTTATGCCATGCTGGCCGACATGCTGGGTGAAGCATCAACCGCCCGGAAATATAAGACGCTGGTAACGCCCATGGTGTCTAAATGGATGAACCTGGCCAATGACGGCGACCATTATACCCTGGCCTTCGAAAAGAAAGGAACCTGGAGTCAGAAATACAACCTGGTTTGGGATAAGGTATTAAACTTTAACCTGTTTCCTCAATCTGTATACGATAAAGAGATCCGGTATTATTTAAAACAGCAGGAACTACAGCCCTACGGACTGCCGCTGGATTCCCGGAAAACCTATACCAAGTCTGACTGGATCATGTGGACGGCCACCATGACGAATAACCGCAGCGATTTTGAAAAGTTTATCGCACCGCTTTATCGCTATGCCACAGAAACCAAGAGCCGGGTGCCGATCAGCGACTGGCATGAAACAAAGGACGGAAAACAGGTGGGCTTCCAGGCGCGCAGTGTAGTGGCCGGTTATTATATGAAGGCTTTTGATTATAAACTGAACAACCGGTAG
- a CDS encoding beta-L-arabinofuranosidase domain-containing protein, which translates to MSDNRYRILKKMVSLVIALCSFYASGAQVQATGYLNNRAPLQPLQFLELPIGSIAPEGWLREMLVRQKNGATGKLDQWYPQVMGARNGWLGGDGDQWERGPYWVDGLLPLAYLLKDKELIAKVKPWVEWSLNSLQPDGYFGPAKDYPAEKGIQRDNSRDWWPKMVMLKVLKQYYDATGDQRVIRLMTAYFRYQLKNLPQQPLDHWTFWARYRAGDNLMVVLWLYNITGDAFLLDLADLIHKQTFDYTQAFLYTDFLSRPGSIHCVNLAQGIKEPVVYYQRKPEALYLEAVDKGFKDLRTYNGLANGLFGGDEALHGNDPVFGSELCTAVEMMFSLESILRITGAVTYADHLEEVAFNALPAQIDEQFMNRQYYQQTNQVMITRHMRNFSVDHDGADICYGLLTGYACCTSNMHQGWPKFTQNLWYATADKGLAALVYAPSSVTAKVQMVPRLGLKSRPRIPLMRRSVLCWKQKNAMAFVFLYTCGYRPGVKRDLLK; encoded by the coding sequence ATGAGTGATAACCGATACAGGATACTAAAAAAAATGGTGAGCCTGGTCATCGCCCTTTGTTCTTTTTATGCATCCGGCGCACAGGTGCAGGCAACGGGTTACCTGAACAACAGGGCTCCGCTGCAGCCGCTTCAGTTTTTGGAACTGCCGATCGGATCTATTGCGCCGGAAGGATGGCTGCGGGAAATGCTGGTGCGGCAAAAGAACGGGGCAACCGGCAAGCTGGATCAATGGTATCCCCAGGTAATGGGCGCCCGCAACGGCTGGCTGGGCGGGGATGGTGATCAATGGGAGCGGGGACCGTACTGGGTCGACGGACTGCTGCCGCTTGCGTATCTGTTAAAGGACAAGGAACTGATTGCAAAAGTAAAACCCTGGGTGGAATGGTCGCTAAACAGTCTGCAGCCGGATGGTTATTTTGGTCCGGCAAAAGATTATCCGGCAGAAAAAGGAATTCAACGTGATAACAGCCGGGATTGGTGGCCCAAGATGGTAATGTTGAAAGTGCTGAAACAATATTATGATGCAACGGGCGATCAGCGGGTCATCCGTTTGATGACGGCCTATTTCCGCTACCAGCTGAAAAATCTGCCCCAACAGCCGCTGGACCACTGGACCTTTTGGGCCCGGTACCGCGCGGGCGATAACCTGATGGTAGTGCTTTGGCTTTATAACATTACCGGGGATGCCTTTCTGCTGGATCTGGCGGATCTGATCCATAAACAAACCTTTGATTATACCCAGGCATTTTTATATACCGACTTTCTAAGCCGGCCCGGCAGCATTCATTGTGTGAACCTGGCACAGGGGATCAAAGAGCCGGTGGTCTATTACCAGCGCAAACCGGAGGCGCTCTATCTGGAGGCCGTAGATAAGGGATTTAAAGACCTGCGTACGTATAACGGATTGGCAAACGGGTTGTTTGGCGGAGACGAAGCCCTGCATGGCAACGACCCGGTTTTTGGTTCCGAGCTTTGTACCGCGGTTGAAATGATGTTCTCCCTCGAAAGTATTTTAAGGATCACAGGTGCGGTAACCTATGCAGACCATCTGGAAGAAGTGGCTTTTAATGCGTTGCCCGCCCAGATCGACGAACAGTTTATGAACCGCCAGTATTATCAGCAAACCAACCAGGTAATGATTACCCGCCATATGCGGAATTTTAGCGTGGACCATGATGGCGCAGATATTTGTTACGGGTTGCTGACGGGTTATGCTTGTTGTACTTCCAATATGCACCAGGGATGGCCGAAATTTACCCAGAATCTTTGGTATGCCACTGCCGATAAAGGCCTGGCGGCCCTGGTTTATGCGCCTTCATCGGTTACGGCAAAAGTGCAGATGGTACCGAGGTTAGGTTTAAAGAGCAGACCACGTATCCCTTTGATGCGTCGATCCGTTTTGTGCTGGAAACAAAAAAACGCAATGGCATTCGTTTTCCTTTATACCTGCGGATACCGGCCTGGTGTAAAGAGGGATCTGTTAAAATAA
- a CDS encoding glycoside hydrolase domain-containing protein, producing MKIWKNVFFAGFSSAVVAGTLFSQPRQLVQYVNTLQGTNSSHELTHGNTYPTTALPFGMHTWTAQTGRNGDGWKYQYSKNTIRGFQQAHQCSSWTNDYAVFSLMPVVDNLVVNEQDRAAVFRHEKEIAQPHYYRVALENGITTEMSPTERGVHLRFRFPQGHKSFLVLDGYTGLSGIEIHPAENTITGYVNNGHGFQKGWKSFFVIRFNQPFTAYGTWENRGDSISAGSKKAEGAGRGAYIRFADGVTVQAKVASSYISPEQAARNLERELGADRTLEQTKEKAAKIWNAHLSRILVESDSEADKATFYSCFFRASLFARKFYELDKDGNPYYFSPMTERSIKGTCLQTQASGIHSGHSSH from the coding sequence ATGAAGATTTGGAAGAACGTTTTTTTTGCAGGATTCAGTTCCGCAGTGGTTGCAGGTACCTTGTTTTCACAGCCTCGTCAACTCGTTCAATATGTAAATACCTTGCAAGGCACCAACTCATCGCATGAGCTAACCCACGGCAATACGTACCCAACGACTGCATTACCTTTTGGAATGCATACCTGGACGGCCCAGACCGGGCGCAATGGTGATGGCTGGAAATATCAATACTCAAAAAATACCATCCGGGGGTTTCAGCAGGCGCACCAATGCAGTTCCTGGACCAATGATTATGCGGTGTTTTCCCTGATGCCGGTGGTCGACAACCTGGTTGTGAATGAACAGGACCGGGCGGCGGTATTCCGCCATGAAAAAGAGATCGCCCAGCCACATTATTACCGGGTGGCGCTGGAAAACGGGATCACTACCGAAATGTCGCCCACCGAAAGAGGCGTACATCTGCGGTTCCGTTTCCCGCAAGGACATAAAAGTTTTTTGGTATTGGATGGATATACCGGTTTAAGTGGCATAGAGATCCATCCCGCCGAAAATACGATAACAGGATATGTAAATAACGGCCATGGGTTTCAAAAAGGATGGAAAAGTTTTTTTGTGATCCGGTTCAACCAGCCTTTTACAGCATACGGAACCTGGGAAAACCGCGGGGATAGCATCAGTGCTGGCAGTAAAAAAGCGGAAGGAGCCGGCCGGGGTGCTTATATCCGCTTTGCAGACGGTGTTACCGTGCAGGCAAAAGTTGCTTCTTCCTATATCAGCCCGGAGCAGGCCGCACGCAATCTTGAAAGAGAACTGGGCGCCGACCGGACACTGGAGCAAACAAAGGAAAAAGCCGCAAAGATCTGGAATGCACATTTGTCGAGGATCCTGGTGGAAAGCGATTCCGAAGCAGACAAGGCAACCTTCTATTCCTGCTTTTTCAGGGCCAGCCTGTTTGCACGTAAATTCTATGAACTGGATAAAGACGGGAATCCTTATTATTTCAGCCCTATGACGGAAAGATCCATAAAGGGTACCTGTTTACAGACACAGGCTTCTGGGATACATTCCGGGCACAGTTCCCATTAA